The nucleotide sequence ATTGATTATCATGAACAGCATGCTTATGCTTATGATTTATTCGGATTTGGGAGAAAAGACGAGCAAGAAATAGGCCCTCTTTTTAAAGGCAGTGGTGCAGAAGCTCGTGAATCCTATGTGAATGGTATCTCTTCTGTTCTGAAAAACTGCAAGAAGTATCTGCAGGACGATTATGATGTTTTCCTTGTGGCCAATGATAAATTTAATCTTTATCCGAAAATAGCTGAGAAAGCGGGCATGAAGATTTTCAATAAATTCAAGCGCCCTGTCTTAAACCGGGTTGAAAAAAACAGATCGGCATATGCTGAAATCATTTTTCATATGAAAGAAAAATAAACATTATTAATATAATTGGCGGGATATATGGCACTGGAAAACAGAGTAAAAGAAAAAATAGCAATTGAAGTAATAAAAGTCCTTATTTCAAGGTTTGACAGTTTTCCGGAGGATGCATCCAATATCAGAAATGCCCCGTTTCATGATGCTTTTCTAAACGCATTTGCTGATAAATTAGACGGAAAAGTACCGGATACTCCTTTCTTTATCAGCCTTGCAAGTTGGCTGCACGGTTTAAACACAACATTGGGACAAACGTTTTTCGAAAATGTTGCACAGATTTTATCTGATGGGGAGAAAAGAGAATATACATCTAAGAAACTTGGTAATTTGACAATTACAAAAAACCACAGAGAAAAAATTTCTGAAATTGCAGCAGATTTAAGCACTTCTACCGAGCTGCCTGATTTGGAAAGAGAAAACAAGCTTTTATTGCAAAATTATGATGGTGAAAATATAAAAGCGGTGGATTTTTCCGCTGATGTATTCTTTGAAGATGAGGATCAGGTTATTGCTATTGAAATAAAATCTGTTAAACCAAATTCAGGGGAAATGAAAGGAGAGAAACAAAAGATTCTTGAAGGTAAAGCCGCCTTGCAAAAGAAATTCCCCAAGAAAGAAATCTATTTTTACATAGGTTTTCCTTTTGACCCAACTGTTGATCCTGCGGAAGAAAAAGTTACAGGGTATAATAAAGAAAGATTTTTACG is from Flexistipes sinusarabici DSM 4947 and encodes:
- a CDS encoding TdeIII family type II restriction endonuclease, with amino-acid sequence MALENRVKEKIAIEVIKVLISRFDSFPEDASNIRNAPFHDAFLNAFADKLDGKVPDTPFFISLASWLHGLNTTLGQTFFENVAQILSDGEKREYTSKKLGNLTITKNHREKISEIAADLSTSTELPDLERENKLLLQNYDGENIKAVDFSADVFFEDEDQVIAIEIKSVKPNSGEMKGEKQKILEGKAALQKKFPKKEIYFYIGFPFDPTVDPAEEKVTGYNKERFLRSIINMSKFFDPEETLVASELWDFLSGQKNTMEQILEIINNIATPDFLEKFRYLKSGENRYNQDYIPLLDKWFLSSEKELVQNDGKIKDKIENDKRLTRIYNKQPFDAKGSYMFERYIELKELV